The Halobacteriovorax sp. DA5 genome includes the window CATTACTGTTCACGCACCTCTAACTATTCTCGACTATGATGGACCGGTTGTTTCAAATCATATTCATGAAGAAGATGGCCTTGCTCTAAAGGCAGAAGAGCTTCTAAATACAATGAGTGAAAAGGCCAATGGTTACCGCGTAAAAAATTATCCTTTCTTTCCTGGAAGCTTAGGGAATTACGCTGGAAATGAGAGAAAGATTCCTACTTACACACTTGAACTTCCTTCAAGTGATAACCGCAATCATAAGAAGTATTGGAAGATGTTTCGTGAGTCAATTGACTTCGCTGTTTTCCATGCTCCAATGACTCGATCGGACGTTACGGCCAGAAAGAACCGAATTGATTAAAGTTTAGTCATTTTAGTTACTTAATGGGCCTTTAGGGGCCACTTTTTTACACTTTCATATCAATTTAAATTGACTGAAATTCCATTAGGATTTATTAGTAGCCTATGGAAAAGAACTTATGGAAATTAGCGGGCCTAGAGGCTCCAAGTACCCCTTATGATATGGCAATTGTTACTGACGAAGTTAGGCCTCACAGCGTCAACCTTGTTGGTTTTGGTTTTGATGGAACGGCCTGTTTTAGAAAAGGAACACGCCTTGGGCCAGATGCCTTAAGAGAAGTCTCGGACGGTATTGAAACGTATTCACCATATCTCGATCTTTCGACTGAAGATTGCACTTTCTATGATCTTGGAAATCTTCCTGTTGCTGATCAGCAAGAAGAGAGTTGGAAAGTTGCAACTGCTTGTTTCGAAAAAAACTTCGACCATATTAATTTAAAAGAAAATGATATTAAGATTATGACTCTTGGTGGAGAACATTCAATTTCTTATGCACCAATTAAAAAGTACCTTCATGATTTTGACGATCTAATGCTTATTCATCTTGATGCGCATGCAGATCTTCGTGATGGTTATTTAGGCTACCATTACTCACATGCTTCAATTATTAAAAGAAGTCTTGATCACTTTGGTCCAAAGCATAACCTCATTCAATATGGGATTCGCTCTGGAACGAAAGAAGAATATGATTATATGAATGAGCATGGAACAATTGCAAAGTCTCGCGCAGAGTTCTTAGACCGAGTTCGTGCGATTCCTGCAGATCGTCCTGTTTATTTAACTCTGGATCTTGATTATTTTGATCCAAGTTTCTTTCCGGGAACAGGAACACCTGAGCCTGGTGGAGAGGATTTCCATTCATTCATCAGTTTTGTTAAAATCCTACTAGAAAAGAATATAGTAGGTTGTGATATTGTTGAGCTTGCCCCTGAGATTGACTCTTCTGGGAATAGTTCTGTTTTTGCTGCGAAAGTTGTAAGAGAGATGATCCTACTACTGACTAGTAAAACGAAGTCTTAATAAGAAAAGGAAATTTAAGTAATGACAAATGAGACTTGGACAATTCAAGATTCTGATCGCCTCTACAACGTAAGTAAGTGGAGTAACGGTTATTTTAAAATTGAAGAAAACGGACAACTTAAAGCAACTCCAAATCCAAATAAGAATGTTGGAATTGTTATTAATGACGTTATTGAAGAAGCTAAAGAACAAGGAATTCAATTACCACTAGTAATTCGTTTCCATGATATTTTACGCTCACAAGTTAAGCTTTTAAATAATACCTTTCAAAAGGTAATTGATGATGAAGATTACCGCGGAAAATTCTTTGGTGTTTATCCTGTTAAGGTAAACCAAATGAGAGAAGTTGTAGAAGAAATCGTTGATGCAGGCTCTCGTTATAATTATGGACTAGAAGCTGGTTCAAAGCCTGAGCTTTTATCTGCACTTGCATATAATAATAATGCTGATTCTCTTACTGTACTTAACGGTTACAAGGATCGTGATTATCTAAAACTTGCTATTCTTGGTGCAAAACTAGGACGCAAGGTTTTTGTTGTTATTGAAAAATTCTCTGAACTTCGTATGCTTGTAGAGTTAGGCAAGGAGCATGGAGTAATTCCATTTATTGGTATTCGTGGACGCATGTCTGTAAAAGGCCGTGGTAAATGGGAATCAAGTGGAGGCGATAAGGCCAAATTTGGTTTAACGACTTCTGAAATTATCTTAGCTATTGAATATTTAAAAAAGCATGATCGTCTTGATATGCTAAAACTTTTCCACTTCCATATTGGATCTCAAATCACTGATATTCGCTCGATTAAAGAAGCAATTGAAGAGGGTTCTCGCATCTATTGTAAGATGCAAAAGATTGGAGCTCCTCTGCAGTACTTTGATGTTGGAGGTGGACTTGGTGTTGATTACGATGGAACAAACTCGACAAATGATTCATCAATTAACTATTCAATCACTGATTATATTACTGATATCGTTTATGGACTAAAGTCTGTTTGTGATCTTGAGGGTGTTGAGCATCCACATATTATTACTGAGAGTGGCCGTGCAATTACTGCACACCACAGTTGTGTTATCACTAATATTATCGGTGAAATCGATAATACAAAAATTGAGTTTTCAACTAAGCAAGAAACTGGTGAGCATAATCTTGTTACAGAAATGAGACAAGTTGGTGAAGTTCTTGCAAAGACTAAAAATTGGCAAGAAGCATATAACGATGCAATGAAGATTAAGTCGGATTCAATTCATGCATTCAAACTTGGTATTCTAGAGCTTGAAGAGCGTGCAAAAATTGAGACAATGCACCTTCGCATCTTAAAGGAAATTAGTACATTAGTTCCAGAAGAAGATTTTCAATCAGAGCTAATGGAAGATTTAGAAAATACTTTAAGTGGCCAATACCTTTGTAACTTTTCAGTTTTCCAATCTGCATGTGATAGTTGGGCAATTGAGCAAGTGCTACCTGTTGTTCCATTGACTCGCTTAAATGAAAAGCCTGGTAAGAGATCAACACTTGCTGATATTACTTGTGATAGTGATGGTAAGATTGATCGCTTCTATGACCCAGATGAAGGGTTTAAGAAAACAATTGCTGTACATCAACTAACTGAAGGTGAGGAGTACCGTATTGGAATCTTCCTAACAGGTGCTTACCAAGATGTAATGGGTGATATGCACAACTTATTTGGGCGTGTAAATGAAGTTCACGTTTATGCAGATAGCGATGATCCAAAAGGATTCTATATCGAAGAAACAGTTGAAGGAAACTCTGCTCGTCAGGTTCTTTCAACAATGCAATATAACCCAGAGTTTATGGCATTTAAGGTTAAGCGTTATATCGATCGCCAAGTTTCTCGTGGCCGCATTCGTCCACGTGATGGTGTATCACTTGTAGACTTCTATGAGGATTGCCTTAAGAGTTACACTTATCTTAAATAAAACGGCCGTAACTTATTAGTTACATTGTAAAATTATCGGTCCCTGATAATTGACTTACTTACTTTAGTGTTTGATAATTATTGTATTATTAAAAGAAAGTTTGTCAGGGATCGATAACATGTCTTTAAAATTTGAAAAGAATTCAACCAAAAC containing:
- the speB gene encoding agmatinase, with the translated sequence MEKNLWKLAGLEAPSTPYDMAIVTDEVRPHSVNLVGFGFDGTACFRKGTRLGPDALREVSDGIETYSPYLDLSTEDCTFYDLGNLPVADQQEESWKVATACFEKNFDHINLKENDIKIMTLGGEHSISYAPIKKYLHDFDDLMLIHLDAHADLRDGYLGYHYSHASIIKRSLDHFGPKHNLIQYGIRSGTKEEYDYMNEHGTIAKSRAEFLDRVRAIPADRPVYLTLDLDYFDPSFFPGTGTPEPGGEDFHSFISFVKILLEKNIVGCDIVELAPEIDSSGNSSVFAAKVVREMILLLTSKTKS
- the speA gene encoding biosynthetic arginine decarboxylase, whose protein sequence is MTNETWTIQDSDRLYNVSKWSNGYFKIEENGQLKATPNPNKNVGIVINDVIEEAKEQGIQLPLVIRFHDILRSQVKLLNNTFQKVIDDEDYRGKFFGVYPVKVNQMREVVEEIVDAGSRYNYGLEAGSKPELLSALAYNNNADSLTVLNGYKDRDYLKLAILGAKLGRKVFVVIEKFSELRMLVELGKEHGVIPFIGIRGRMSVKGRGKWESSGGDKAKFGLTTSEIILAIEYLKKHDRLDMLKLFHFHIGSQITDIRSIKEAIEEGSRIYCKMQKIGAPLQYFDVGGGLGVDYDGTNSTNDSSINYSITDYITDIVYGLKSVCDLEGVEHPHIITESGRAITAHHSCVITNIIGEIDNTKIEFSTKQETGEHNLVTEMRQVGEVLAKTKNWQEAYNDAMKIKSDSIHAFKLGILELEERAKIETMHLRILKEISTLVPEEDFQSELMEDLENTLSGQYLCNFSVFQSACDSWAIEQVLPVVPLTRLNEKPGKRSTLADITCDSDGKIDRFYDPDEGFKKTIAVHQLTEGEEYRIGIFLTGAYQDVMGDMHNLFGRVNEVHVYADSDDPKGFYIEETVEGNSARQVLSTMQYNPEFMAFKVKRYIDRQVSRGRIRPRDGVSLVDFYEDCLKSYTYLK